DNA sequence from the Ruminococcus albus 7 = DSM 20455 genome:
ATCTCACCAAGGTTTTCTTCGTCCGGGTACAGTTCGCCGTCAGCGCAAAGCCTGCCTATGTATGCGCATAGTATACGTCTGAAATATTCGTGCCTTGTGTACGAAAGCATACAGCGTGAATCCGTCAGCATACCGATGAAATTCCCGAGTACGCCTTGTTCGCACAAACTTCGCAGATGATCTTTCATGCCGCCAAGATTATCATTGAACCACCATGCCGCGCCGTGCTGAACTTTCCCGTATACTCCCTCATCATTGAAGCATTTTGCCAGTACATCAATAGCGGTGTTCATTGTAGGGTCAAGGCTGTAAAGTACTGTTCTGGGAAGATCATCGGTCTTGTCAAGTTCATCAAGAAAAGCCGCAAGGCTCTCTATGGGCGCATCACTGTGTATGCGGCCGAATCCCGCATCTCTGCCAACGGATCTGAACATACGGGTATTGGAGTTTCTTGCCACCCCGAAATGCAGCTGCATGACCCAGCCGTGACGGCGGTATTCCTTTCCGAGGAACAGCATGATCTCGGTAATAAATCCAAGACGTTCTTCCTCGGTGAGGTCTTCATTTGCCATGCCCTTGCGGAAAATGTGCTCGCATTCGGTCGCATCTGTTGGTATGCAGGGGAACATCACCGTACTCTGATCGCTGCTTTTGCATCCCATGCTTGTAAAGAAATCTATCCTCGCTGACAGAGCTTTTTTCAAGTCCTCAAAGCTGTTCACCTCAACGTCTGCAGCTTTTCCCAGTGCACGTACATAATCGGCAAAACCGCTGTCTTCTATAAGCAGCACCTTGTCGGGTCGGAATGTGGGTATGACTTTGCATCCGAGCGCTTTGTCCTCGGCTATCACTTTATGCCAACGCAGGTCGTCGCATGGATCGTCCGTTGTACCTATGACTTTTACCTTAGACATACGTATTATCTTCTTTGCCGAGAGTTCTCCGCTGTGAAGTTTCTTGTTGCACATATCGAATATTTCATCTGCGTTACTTTCGTTTATGGCAAGTCTGCAATCGAAGTACCTCTGCAGTTCCAGATAGCTCCAGTGATACAGCGGGCTTCCCACAGCCTGCGAAAGGGTTCTGCACCACAGCATGAAACGCTTGCAGCTGTCCTCTTTGCCTGTTATGTATTTCTCGGCTATGCCGCACTGACGCATGGCACGCCACTTGTAGTGGTCGCCCCCAAGCCATAGTTCGGTGATGCTGTCGAAGTTTTTGTCCTCTGCGATATCCTTTGGGTCGATATGGCAGTGGTAGTCGATTATAGGCATATCCTCAGCATACTTGTGGAAGAGTATACGTGCTTCTTCGGTATCGAGAAGAAAATCTTTATCCATAAATGGTCGTTTTGCGTTTTCCATAAAATACCTTCCTGTATCATTTAAGGCAGGGTGTCCCGCATAAGATACGGAACACCCGATTCATTGATTATTTTCCGTCCAGCTTGTCCAGCATATCCCATACACCCAGTATGTACATTATGCCCAGTGCCCTGTCATAAAGACCATATCCCGGACGGCATTTTTCATCCCAGATGTGTCTGCCGTGGTCAGGGCGGATATATCCGTCAAATCCGCCGTCGTGGTAGGCTTTTATGATATCCAGTATACCCACATCACCGTCGCAGTCGCGGTGGGATGTTTCGCTGAAATCACCGTTGTCAAAATGCTTCACGTTGCGTATGTGTGCGAATGCTATGCGGTCGCAGTGCTTTCGCACGATGTCAGCTACATTGTTATCCGGGTTTGAACCCAGTGAACCCGAACACAGTGTCAGGCAGTTATAGGGATCGTCTACCATATCAAGGAAACGGTCTACTGCAGCTTCATCGGTCAGCAGACGTGGCAGCCCGAAGATATCCCAGGGCGGATCGTCGGGGTGTATAGCCATTTTGATATCACACTCGTGACATACAGGCATAAGCTCTTCAAGGAAGTATTTCAGGTTTGCCCATAGAGTCTCCTTGTCAACATTCTTGTAAAGTGCAAAAAGCTCTTTCAGATTTGCCAGTCTTTCGGGTTCCCAGCCGGGCATGGTATATCCTTTTGTTTCCTTGAGGATGTATGCTGCCATTTCCTCGGGATCCTGTTTTATCTTGCTTTTTTCGTAATATAGCGCAGTTGAACCGTCGGGCAGGGGGTGAAAAAGATCCGTCCTCGTCCAGTCAAAAACAGGCATGAAATTATAGCAGACTACCTTAACGCCGAAATCCTTGAGATTGCGGAGAGTCTGCTTGTAGTTCTCTATATAAAGATCCCTGTTCTTGCCTGCGGTCTTTATATCATCGTGAACGTTCACGGATTCTACCACGCTCATGCCGAAACCGTACTTGTCCAGTTCGTCCTTGACAGCCTGTATCTCGTCTTTTTCCCAGACTTCGCCTGGCTGCTTTTCATGCAGTGCCCAGACTATCTCGCTGACACCGGGTATCTGACGTATCTGCGAAAGAGTGATGCTGTCATTGCCTGTGCCGTACCAGCGGAATGACATTTTCATGTGCGTTCCTCCCATCATTATTATTTATCTGTATTATACTACACTTATGTTGCGCTTTCAAGTGAAGTTTAGCTTTTTGTACAGATGCACGATGACGCCCATAAAACCGATGTTATGGGATGTAATCGACTACTATGGGGAAATGAACTTACCGATTATTGCGTTTCTGATTAAAGGTTAATTTCGCTGCTAATATTACCGAGATAAAAATTACTTATGTTGTTTGTTAAATTTACTGTACTGATATCCTTGCATAATGATTTATCTTAAAGGCGGCTGATCCTGCACAGTAAATGGCATAAATGCAAAAGCGGCTGTGACGGTATATCCGCCGCAGCCGCTTTGTTTAGTTTTCAGTATCAAGCCTTGGCAGCAAAGTGTGCGTTGAGCTTTTCAACCAGTGCATCGGGGTCTGTGCCGTGTACAGCGCAAGCCTCTTCGATAGTTTCGCCTCTGGATGCGGGACAGCCAAGACAATGCATTCCTATTTCGAGAAACAGGGGTGCAACATCAAAATCTGTATCGAGGATATCGCCGATAACAGTATCCTTAGTAACTGAATATGCCATTTGAAATTCCTCCTTTTCGGTCGTTTGATACATTATAACATATATTTCTGCAAATGTAAAGATACAGGGATACAAAATTTGGATAATTTCAGTAGACTTTATATATTTTGTTCACAACCGTCCGGTTTGAGTGCGTATTCAGATACTGTTGCAGTCCATGCCCCACTTTGTCATGCACAGGCGGATATAATATCCCTGAGGTACACCGCAGACGGGGCATTCTTCGGGGGCACTGCTGCTTGAAAGTATAAATCCGCAGTTCATGCATACCCAGACTTCTTCTTCATCACTGCTGTAAAGCTGTCCTTGGCGGATAAGCTCTGCAAAAGCTGAAAATCTTTCGGCGTGGGCATTTTCTATCTTTGCGATGTTCTCAAAATCACGGGCGATGTCGGCAAAGCCCTCCTCGCGGGCGATGCGGGCAAATTCGGGGTAGATAGTCCCTGATTCGTTCCGCTCATGTTCTGCTGACATATCAAGCACCGTAAGGAGGTCACTGCTTATATCCACGGGATAGTCTGCACAGATCTCCAGCTGCTGCCCCGAAAGATCTTTCAGATGATCGTAGAACACCTGTGCGTGGGCACTTTCCTGGTCGGCAGTAAAACCGAACAGCTCTGATACTGCGTAGTCCTGTGCAGCGAACTTTTTCTGTGCAAAGGTGTACCTGTTGCGTGCCTGACTTTCGCCTGCAAATGCTTTCATAAGGTTTTCACGGGTCACGGAATCTGCTAAATTCATATCATTGTTCCTTTCTGTATCCATTTATATGGTTAGGGTGCCGTTCTCGTTTTCTTCAAGAAGAAGCACACGTTCCTCAGCAGCGGTTACTGCGTTGATATAAACCAGTACCCTGCGTCCGCTTGCTGCCTGACAGGTGTATTCGTAGCACAGTACTTCGTTTCCTCCGTCAGTGGGTATGACTGCCATTCGGTCGCTCAGTACCCTCAGCCTTGGAGATATCTCTTTTTTCGCACGAAGGACGGAGCATATCTTGTCATCGTATTCGCGCTTGCGGTGGTTCGTCAGGAATCCCCTGGCATCATAGCCGAGTATATCACCGTTATCCATAGCCACCGATACCTTTACAAGATCGGGATATATACGTCTGCCAAGATCGCTGTAGCAGAAATTCACGGTCATAACATTGTCCTGTATCTCATAGTAGGTCTTCTCCATAGACAGTATACCCAGATCCTGTAGGCAGCTTTCGGCTTTTTGTACGGCAGTGTCGTTATCGAGCTTTGTACTGTCAACATTGCGCATCTTCAGAAAATATGAGATATATCCACCATTCTTTGTTACCTCGCAGAATGCTCCGCCTTTATCGTCGGAGAATCGCCATGCAGGCATTTTACCTTCTGACTCTGCTGTGTCGGTAAGGTCTGATACGCTGATATCCAGTGCCGAAGAAGCTTTCCGAAGGCAGTAGTCCTCGCTGACTTCTTCGGCATTTGCTGTCATGTGCGGTGTCTGTTCAAGTATATTGTCGGAGAAAGGTCCGTCATAGATAAGCTTGGGGTAATCGTCAAAGCTGCTCTCGAAGTCGGTGAAGCCCTCGGTGACATGGGGCGGTTCTTCGTCAGCCATAACGCCCTCAGCCTGTTCAAATGATAGTCCGCCTGCAGCTACTTCCCCTTCCAGCTCCCACAGCCTGTCGCTCAGTGCCTTTGAGAACCTGCAGAGGTCTGATATGCTGCTGTATTCCTCAGAGGTTAGCTTTTCGCCGTCTTGCAGTTTTTTTGACAGTGCCATAGAATAATTTCCGACCTGTGAGAGAAACTTGTTAGTGTTTTCAAGATCGAGCTGACTTACGGGAAGTCTTGCAAGGGCTGAACGGGCGGCGGAAGCATCGCGGCAGAGGTCGGCTGCGATAGCCTGCTGTACTTGTCCCGATGCGGAATACAGCTGTTTTTCAAGTGAGTTTGAGATGTTCTCGCAGCTGCCTGCAAGCTCTTCGACAGCGGCAGAGTAAGAATTGTTCACTGCACGCTGAGCAGTATCTGCACGTTTTGTCAGCAAAACATTTTTTACCGATAGCGCAGTGATCGCTGATAATGACAGCAGGGACATTTTTATCAGTCCGCGTTTTGTTATATGCATAAGCATCATTCCTTTACATGATCTTGAATATAGTATGTCACGATGCAAAAGGATTATGCAAAACAAAACGGACGGAGAATACGAGTTCTCCATCCGTTTGATGATAATTGTTTTATACGGAACGTCTTGTAAAGCTGTCCCATGCTGTAAGCAGGAATACTGCCATGTGCGCGATGATAACTATGAGTGCAAATCCCAGGGAGTGCTGTGGGAACACCGATGTACCCTTGTAAATGTTAAGCAGATCGGTGTTTGCGAATATAAGATATCTGCCCCAGTCCAGATTGAAGGAATACATTACAGATACCAATGCAACGTCTATGGAATTTAGTATGTAGCCTGTGATCACAGCAAGTGCGGTGCTTCTTACTAATGAGGACAGCGTGAATGCAAGTGTTGTGGATATGATAACCTGAACGCTCTTCAGCATGAAAGACTTTATAAGATAAACGAATGTGCTTTGTGCAATTACCTCGCCGTCAATGACACTGATATATGGAGCCGTTATACCCTTGAAGCTGAACAATAATCCCGTGATAGGTATGTTTATCAGGAACATTACCAGCATCATCAAAAAGCCCAATGATATCACGGTGAAATATTTTGCCATAAGTATCTTTTCACGCTTGACAGGGCTTATAAGCAGAAATTTTATAGTGCCCTGGCTGAATTCACTTGATACGATGCCGCCTGCTATCACGATCATGATGATTCCGATAAAGCTTTCAACATAGGGTATCTTTATCATTACATCCCAGAAATCAAAGTGCTCGTATGGGGTGATATCAAACAGTGAACTGGGTTTATACGAAGTGTCTTCGTATACCTCATGTTCAAGCTGATACATACCTACCATAACGATTTCCTGCTGAGATCTGCCGGTAGTGTCGAACGCTTCTCCGTTCATGCCGTTTGCAATTTGATTTATTATCTTATTCTGTTCGTCGAATTTGCTGCTGTAGTCTATATTGTGTTCAAGCCTGTAATTGCAAGCCCATCGCTCACCGGTGGAGGCATCCATGCTGTTTGCAGTGTATGTCATGAAACCACGCCAGTCATCGGTCTTGCAAAACATAGTCATTGTCTGTATCTCACGCTTGGAATCAGAGTACATACCTTGCGTGCAGGCTCTATACTGCCAGTCCGATGCCGGGTCGAAAGCTTCGATAAGTTCCAGCTTGTAATCGCGAAACGGGATATCGGGTGAGTTTTCCAATTCCAACTTTTTATCTTCCATCCTATTCGCATAGTGCTCGCTGTAGTCTGTTGTTTTACTGTCGATATCCCCGATAGCGTAATGGTCTATCAGCTTCATCAGCGGTGCAAAGCACAGGCAAGCTGCCAGGAAGATCACCAGCAGTATCCTTGTTGAAGGCTTTTTGTATAACTTTATATACTCGTTTTTAACGAGTGCAAAAAACTTACCCAATCTGTCCATCTCCTTCCGTTCCTGTGAGCTCTATGAATACCTCTTCGAGCTTTTTGCTTTCCTTGGGGTGTACGGAGTAGATGTTCATGCCGTTCCCTGCCATCTTCTTTATTGCTTCAGCTATATCCGCTTTTGCGTTGGTGCTGTCAAGCTTGATATAGAGCATACTGCCCTGTGCGGTTATGTTGTCGGTGTCGAGTATCTCCAGCGCCTTTTCGGCATCATCGGTCTCAATTATGTATTCGGTGGAGTTTCCCTGTGATTGGGAGATTATCTCCTCCATAGTATAAGTGCCTATCATACTGCCTTTTGCGATTATACCAACACGGTCACACATCATTTCCATCTCGCTCATAAGGTGAGATGATACCACTACGCACACTCCGTCCTTGTGAGCAAGATCTCTCAGGATATCACGAAGTTCCTTGATACCCTGGGGGTCAAGACCGTTTGTAGGTTCGTCCAGTATAAGGAGCTTTGGTTTGTGCATAAGTGCCTGTGCAACACCAAGCCTCTGGCGCATACCCAGGGAGTACTTTGATACCTTATCGTTTATGCGATTGGATAGTTTTACCAGCTCGACAGCTTTGTCGATCTCTGAAAAGTCCAGTCCACGCATACGGGCATACTGTCTGAGATTTTCTTTGCCCGTCATGAATTTGTATAACTCCGGATTTTCAACTATACCGCCCACATTATACATAGCAGCTTCAAATTCCTTGGTGATATCGTGTCCGCAGATCTTTACATCACCTTCGTCCAGAAGCAGGAGTCCCACTACGATTTTTATGGTAGTGGTCTTGCCTGCGCCGTTTGGTCCCAGAAAACCGAAGACCTCGCCTGCATAGCACTCCAGATCAATATCATGTAGGATATGCTTCTTGCCGATGGTCTTGTTCAGCCCCTTTATGCTCAGGACTACATTATTCTTGTCCATCAGCTTCACCTCCCTCGTTTTGATCGGGATACTGTATATCGACATTAGGATAATCATCATCGGATCTTGATACTTTTACAGCTTTCCAGACCCCGTCTTCCTTCTGCATTATCATATTGTATGAGCCGCTGACAGTGATCTGCTTATTACAATCCCATTTGCTTTTGTCGCGCACATCCCATGCGGTGCCTATATTGTATGCAGGCAGCTGCAGGAACGGTACACCGTCGATATCACAGCTCATTGTGTATGTTACCCAGATTTCAGCACCGTCTATGCCCCATTTTGATACGGATGCTTTTAATTGTTTGTATTCTGCGGAGTTTACACGGTCGTTACCTGTATTGTCGGCGGTCGAAGATTCAAGATCTAAAAGCAAAGCAGATTTGTTCATTACAAGTCCGTTTTCTGCTTCATCGACGGTAAGCGAATATGCTTTGTTGATGAAATTATCCTGTATACGGGAAGCCAGCATACGCTTTACACCCTCGCGGTTATCACCGATATTTGCCTCGGCTATCGTTCTTCCTATCTCCTCTGCACGTTCCTGTATCTCGGGGATATTGCTTTTGAACATAATGTTCTGAACAATAACATACACAGCGGTGCCTGCACCCAGCAAAATGCCAAGCACCACTCCTCGGTTCACGCGGTCAAGTCGTAACTTCATTTTCTAACCATCTTCTTTCTTTTGAAATTGTAAAATAAGGTTATCACACTGACGCACTGCGCTGAATAACTTTTTGACAGACTGTAACAATGATCGGTGGTATTATATTGCCTCTGCTGCGGCATCGGAAGAATACTCATCAATAAATGTACTTCGTTGTATTGATATGTTAAGCGGTGTGCTGAAGTGATAACCACATTTTTGAACGAATATCAATAACGTTTATGATTATAACACGAACTTAACAAAAAAGCAATAGTTTTTTCTCGAGTTTAAGATAAATTTAAGACAAAATTTAATCAGTATATTATAGTTTATAAATATAGTAATAGGAAGAATGTTTAACCGATGATAGATAACAAGTCCGATTTTTTTCACTTTTTTATGAAAAAAGGTTGACCTGACAGAAAATAAGTGGTATAATAACTGTATATGACCGATTTTGTATAATTCGGTGAATTATTGGAAATTTTTACATGGCGGGGAGTAGTATAACGTGGTTTTTGCAGATCTGTTTTTTCTGTATTTCTTTTTGCCTGTGTGTCTGATATGTTATTTCATCACACGCAACGCAACGATACGCAATATTGTACTAATAGTCTTTTCAATGATATTCTACGCATGGGGCGAACCTGTATGGGTCAGCATACTATGCGTATCAGCACTGGTCGATTACTACAACGGACGAGTCATCGAGAAACATCCCGAAGGCTGGCAGGCGAAGATGGCGCTTGCATGGTCACTTATATTCAATCTGGGATTGCTGTTCGGGTTCAAGTATACGGGGTTCTTTGTTGAAAATCTCAACAATGCCGCAGGACTCGGGCTGCCTGTGCCGCACATAAAGCTGCCCATAGGCATATCCTTCTACACATTCCAGACCATATCCTATACTATAGACTGCTACTGGGGCAAGGTAAAGCCGCAGAAGAGTTTTCTGAAATTCCTGATGTACGTATCTCTTTTCCCGCAGCTTGTTGCAGGACCTATCGTAAGGTACTCCGTCATCGCTGAGGAGATAGAGGACAGAAAGACCACCATAAACGATCTTTCAGAGGGATTCTCGCGGATAATACTCGGTCTTGGCAAAAAGGTGCTTATCGCCAACAGCCTGAGTACGGTAGTCACCTCGCTTTTCGGTGATGCAGATAACGGCTATTCTGCAATAGACTCGCTTTCAGTGTTGGGCACATGGTACGGCGCTATACTTGTGGGACTCTGGTATTACTTTGATTTCTCGGGATACTCCGATATAGCTATCGGTCTGGGACGTATATTCGGCTTCCATTTTGATGAGAACTTCAAGTATCCTTTTATATGCAAGACTATATCCGAATTCTGGCAGAGATGGCATATCTCCCTGAGTTCATTCTTCCGTGATTATGTGCTGTACATACCGATATTCGGCAAAAGGCGCAAATACGGCGGACTTTTCCTTGTGTGGTTCCTGACTGGTCTGTGGCACGGCGCAAGCTGGAACTTCGTGTTCTGGGGACTTTACTACGGTCTGTTCATCATGATGGAGATGATGATAGGCAAGAAGAAAATGAAGAAAATGCCCGTACCTGCGGCACATATCTATACCAAGACGATAATATTCCTGGGCTTCGGCATATTCTATTTTGAGAGCCTGCCAAAGCTGTGCAAGTTCTTCAAGGGACTTGTGGGACTTAACGGCAATTCATTCTGTGATTCCTACACCGCTAATATATTTATGGGAAATATTTTCCTGTTCATTATAGCGATATTCTTTTCTATGCCGGTTATCCCGAAGCTTCGTGAGAAAGCTTTCAGAAAACCGGGAAGTGCATATATTTTCCAGTCGGCAGGCGTTATAAGCAACGCACTGATACTGCTGGCGAGCAGTCTGCTGCTGCTTAACAACACAAACAATCCGTTCCTTTATTTCAGATTCTGAGCAGGTGAGTGACAATGATGGATAATAAGAATAACAAGCACTCTCCGGCGTTTGATCTGGAGGCGCTTACAAAAGCGTATGAGCGTTCTCTTAACGATGTAACGCTGGGCGGCAAGGATATACCGACTCCTGATAATGTACGTGCACACAGGAACACCCAGCCTGTTGGTGAGCTGAAAAGTTTTGTCCCCGATGAGGGTGTTTCTGAGCACGATAAGATAGTAGATAAGATAAGGGCAGACCGCCGCAAGCGCAGTCACAGCGTATGGACGGACAACCCTTTGCTGAAGCCTAAAAAGAGCGTATGGATAGATGATGAGGCGGAAGAACGCCCTGCTGAGCCTGTAAAGTATCGTCAGCCTGAAAGACAGCAGCCTGTGCAAAAGCAGCTGCCGCCTGATTTCATAGCACCGCTGCCCGTTATGACAAAGCCTTCTGAACCCAAGCCAATACCGGATTTTGATGAGGTAGTTGATGCGGCTATGGACAGACCTGTAAGCAAGAGCGTAGTTCCGCTGCTGAACGAAAGACCACGCAAACAGGAACTCCAGATGAAGCTGGGGTCACAGGGCGATGCAAGAGTACGTGAGGTGCCTCGCAGGGTCAACAAGCAGAAAGTAACAGTGGATATGTCTGGGTATCCTACTGAGGATGAAAGCCCTAACAAGCGTACAGTATCGCTGAAGATGCCGCTGTCTAAAATGAACCTTGATGACCTGCGCGAACCGTTGCATGACAAAAAAGCAGAAAAGACTGAAACAGCCAAAGCACAGGCTGTTTCTGAGCCTGCCGATAAAGCGGATGAGCATGAAAAGACCGCGGAATTCAGCCCGGTCAGGGAAACGGCTGAGATGCATGATGCTGTTAAAGCAGTGGAGGACAAGCCTTCGGCGGATGTTTCTGCTGTGGTGAATCAGGTCTCAACGGAGGCAAATGCGGCTTCTGAAGAAGCTGCTGCGGTAAAGGCTGAAGAAGTCAAGACTCCCGAAATGAAGCACAGTGTCGATGATGCTTACGACTTTGCTGATATGATAAAGAAGATCCGCACCGAGAAAAAGGGCAAGGTCGATGAGGAATACAGCAGGGGCGGTGTCAGCGAACACACACAGATCACCGATAAGGCACAGCGTCACGGCGTTGATCCTAAGTATATAATGCCGAAGAAGAATCTCTCAAAACGCAAGAAGTCCAAGACGCATGAGCTGGAATTCCACTTCATCAATTGCATAATGTGTATATGCATAATATTTGTGATATTCTTCTCACTGCTGTTTATGGAGAGGGAGAGCGGATTTATTAATTCCGAGAACAGGAATCTTGCAGAATTCCCTTCATTCAGCATAAAGGATTATTTCTCGGGAAAGTATACCAAGGCTATAGATGATTATTTCACAGATACTATCCCCGGACGTGAAGAACTTAAAAAGTTCGGCGCGGCTTATGAACGTCTGAAGGGTATAGACCTGGGCGGTGCGAAGGTAAGTGGTACTCACAAGACTGCTGAAAAGGAAACTCTTGATGAGAAAAAGCGTGCTGCTGTTACAACTGTGACCGCAAATACCGATCCCAAGGCAGTTACTACCACTAAAGCCAAGGGCAAGGACGGCAAGAAGACTACGACTTCAAAAAAGGAGAAGGTAGTAAAGCTGCCTGAGATACTTGATGACGGAGTGCTCGAAGGCGATGTCATCGTATTCGGAAAGGGCAAGGATGTGCGTGCAGTAGCGGGCTATTACGGTATGTTCGAGACAGGTGCGCTCTATGCCAAGACTATAAACAAGTACAAGGAAGCTATGCCCGAGGTCAATGTATACAACATGACCATACCAACATCTGCGGCTTACTATATGCCCAAGAATTTCAAGGACATCGTTGCCGATCAGAAGGATAATATCGACAATATAGCATCCGAACTGAGCGGTATAATAAACGTTGATGTATTTGATGCCATA
Encoded proteins:
- a CDS encoding DHHW family protein; protein product: MMDNKNNKHSPAFDLEALTKAYERSLNDVTLGGKDIPTPDNVRAHRNTQPVGELKSFVPDEGVSEHDKIVDKIRADRRKRSHSVWTDNPLLKPKKSVWIDDEAEERPAEPVKYRQPERQQPVQKQLPPDFIAPLPVMTKPSEPKPIPDFDEVVDAAMDRPVSKSVVPLLNERPRKQELQMKLGSQGDARVREVPRRVNKQKVTVDMSGYPTEDESPNKRTVSLKMPLSKMNLDDLREPLHDKKAEKTETAKAQAVSEPADKADEHEKTAEFSPVRETAEMHDAVKAVEDKPSADVSAVVNQVSTEANAASEEAAAVKAEEVKTPEMKHSVDDAYDFADMIKKIRTEKKGKVDEEYSRGGVSEHTQITDKAQRHGVDPKYIMPKKNLSKRKKSKTHELEFHFINCIMCICIIFVIFFSLLFMERESGFINSENRNLAEFPSFSIKDYFSGKYTKAIDDYFTDTIPGREELKKFGAAYERLKGIDLGGAKVSGTHKTAEKETLDEKKRAAVTTVTANTDPKAVTTTKAKGKDGKKTTTSKKEKVVKLPEILDDGVLEGDVIVFGKGKDVRAVAGYYGMFETGALYAKTINKYKEAMPEVNVYNMTIPTSAAYYMPKNFKDIVADQKDNIDNIASELSGIINVDVFDAIGAHANEYIYSRTDHHWQPLGAYYAGRVFAEKAGVKYADIKTYEKFKIDGFLGTMYAYSNYDSKLEANPDTFIYYKPDNNYTTKYYNTDFTNGEEGSLFFDFAEGVNCYSAILGKDEEITEITTDADNGRTLVIFKDSFGNALVPFLTHSFEKIYVCDFRYFDENAIEFCRAVGCTDLLFSISITSCSTETHITAINNNRVQDSAVPLEIQSDEPEESQPEEKPDENESKPEDGNADSAAENNENTDNADDGYED